One segment of Campylobacter hominis ATCC BAA-381 DNA contains the following:
- a CDS encoding sulfatase-like hydrolase/transferase, which yields MSDLLSISLFVFSLLYLKFVGKRRYLLVAIFFIFIYLLFFATDFIFNKYTGKSLDIWTLNIIIVSITGAPLLTFTNNIILICLLIFAIILICAIICKRIKLQKSRKFLFFVFIFVCAFVTNPTSIALFKIYKYYFYVPVGKYKEIIYQFVKIPEPKVASNSKNIVYIYLEGLSRNFTVNEKFPNLMPNIRNLNHKIEWTNIDPYSTAITIEGLFGSQCAFPLNFFSKFETEREAMKTQKIICATEILKNQGYYTYFMKGFDLNFQNTASFLQSRKYDEMIGKDELLKRGAKNTSEWGVYDDEMFDFAWQDFIRLNESGKKFAQVVLTNSTHTPDGFLPPKCADISYEIDSAMLKSVKCTDKLLGEFISKIRASKYSKNTIIVVQNDHLMPYLFVSDIDKFKDKLENPQSKMLFMILDDDIAQNQYISIAGSSFDTWTTLLGYMGILDEMNFGRNLFRMPTVLQDTPSELLRYTMRILDKISYDEIEKYKN from the coding sequence ATGTCTGATTTGCTTTCCATATCGTTATTCGTTTTTTCTTTACTGTATTTGAAATTCGTCGGTAAAAGACGATATTTGCTAGTTGCGATATTTTTTATATTTATATATCTGCTCTTTTTTGCAACTGATTTTATTTTTAATAAATATACGGGGAAATCGCTTGATATATGGACTTTGAATATCATCATAGTAAGCATAACGGGCGCACCGCTTCTAACATTTACGAATAATATAATTTTAATCTGTTTGCTTATATTTGCAATAATTTTAATATGTGCAATAATCTGTAAGCGGATAAAACTTCAAAAATCACGCAAATTTCTGTTTTTTGTGTTTATTTTTGTTTGCGCTTTTGTTACGAATCCTACATCTATAGCGCTTTTTAAAATTTATAAATATTATTTTTATGTGCCTGTCGGAAAATATAAAGAAATTATTTATCAGTTCGTAAAAATTCCCGAACCTAAAGTCGCAAGCAATAGCAAAAATATCGTCTATATTTATTTGGAAGGGCTTAGCAGAAATTTTACGGTTAATGAAAAATTTCCAAATCTTATGCCAAACATCAGAAATTTAAATCACAAGATAGAATGGACAAATATAGATCCATACAGCACGGCTATAACTATAGAAGGACTTTTCGGTTCACAATGCGCATTTCCTCTTAATTTTTTCAGTAAATTTGAAACAGAAAGAGAGGCGATGAAAACTCAAAAAATAATTTGTGCTACCGAAATACTTAAAAATCAAGGCTATTATACATATTTTATGAAAGGTTTTGATTTAAATTTTCAAAATACAGCCAGCTTTTTACAATCACGCAAATATGATGAGATGATCGGAAAAGATGAACTTTTGAAGCGCGGAGCGAAAAATACGAGCGAATGGGGAGTTTACGATGATGAAATGTTTGATTTCGCGTGGCAGGATTTTATAAGACTTAATGAAAGCGGCAAAAAATTTGCGCAAGTTGTTTTGACAAACTCCACTCATACACCTGACGGTTTTTTACCGCCAAAATGTGCCGATATAAGCTATGAAATCGATTCGGCTATGTTAAAATCCGTAAAATGCACGGATAAACTTTTAGGCGAGTTTATTTCCAAAATACGAGCGTCAAAGTATTCTAAAAATACAATTATCGTAGTGCAAAACGATCATCTTATGCCATATCTGTTTGTAAGCGATATTGACAAATTTAAAGATAAACTTGAAAATCCTCAGTCAAAAATGCTTTTTATGATACTTGATGATGATATTGCACAAAATCAATATATAAGTATCGCCGGAAGTAGTTTTGATACATGGACTACGCTTTTAGGATATATGGGAATTTTAGACGAAATGAATTTCGGACGAAATCTTTTTAGAATGCCTACTGTTTTGCAGGATACTCCTTCCGAACTTTTAAGGTATACGATGAGAATTTTGGATAAAATTTCATATGACGAGATAGAAAAATATAAAAATTGA
- a CDS encoding type II secretion system protein, with protein sequence MRKGFTMIELIFVIVILGILAAIAIPRLAATRDDAEVSKAATNLTTLMSDVGAYYTSQAKFAGSFAKMSNVQLKNVTNGTVDSKGKLTGNVVGNIAAAGKECIKVSLTDYNAATNKPAFLKVEAGADSSAAICEKVLKTPSIVKVIKGKFGYSALKTAATSSKDAVYEDAESGVGEVAISGVGVVF encoded by the coding sequence ATGAGAAAAGGTTTTACAATGATCGAGTTGATCTTCGTTATCGTTATTTTAGGTATTTTGGCAGCTATCGCCATTCCAAGACTAGCTGCAACTAGAGATGATGCTGAAGTTAGTAAAGCAGCTACAAATCTTACTACACTTATGAGTGATGTAGGTGCATATTATACTTCGCAAGCTAAATTTGCAGGAAGTTTTGCAAAAATGTCAAATGTTCAATTGAAAAATGTAACAAACGGTACAGTTGACAGTAAAGGCAAACTAACTGGAAATGTTGTCGGTAATATAGCGGCAGCCGGCAAAGAGTGCATTAAAGTTTCATTGACAGATTATAATGCAGCTACAAATAAACCTGCATTTTTAAAAGTAGAAGCCGGTGCTGATTCATCAGCAGCTATTTGTGAAAAAGTCCTAAAAACTCCTAGCATAGTTAAAGTTATAAAAGGTAAATTCGGATATTCAGCATTAAAAACAGCTGCTACATCTTCAAAAGATGCTGTATATGAAGATGCAGAGTCAGGTGTAGGCGAAGTTGCTATCAGCGGTGTAGGCGTTGTATTTTAG